A segment of the Mangrovimonas sp. YM274 genome:
ATTGAAAAGCCCTTGCAGCACAGACATCTTCTTATTATCAGTTCTGAATTTCCGCCTCTACCTGGGGGTATAGGAACGCATGCCTATCATTTGGCCAAACATTTGAGTTTTAAAGGCTATAAAGTAAGGGTGATTGCAGACCAGAGGAGTTGGGATGTACAGGAGGAACTGGCTTTTGATGCCGAATTGTCTTTTGACGTCATTAGGGTACCGTTGCGGAAGGTGCGTGGTGTGATGTATGCGCAACGCTTGCAATTATTGTTTGAATCTATGAGATGGGCTGATGTGGTATTGGCCTCCGGGAAATTTTCGTTGTGGAGTGTGGCTTTTATGAGCAATTTTGTGAAACGTCCATTGTTGGCGGTTGTCCATGGTACCGAGGTCAATTTTAAGAATCCCCTTTTACGATATTCTATTCAGAAGTCTTTGGGTTTTATGGGACAAATAATTTCAGTGTCGAAATTTACAAAGAGATTGCTACCTGGGTATTTACAGCGGCGAACCACTGTAATTCCTAATGGGATTGAAAAGGCTTGGGGACGTGAAGCTAGCAAAGTTAAAGAGTTTAAGGGAAGTCCAAAACTTATAACCGTGGGACATGTTTCTGAACGGAAAGGACAGTTACATGTGATACGGGCTTTGCCTAGGTTGTTGGCATCGTTTCCTAATTTACATTATCACTGTGTTGGATTGGCAACCGCGCAGGAACCATTTGAACAGGAAGCAAAAGCCTTGGGAGTTTTGGAGCATGTTAGTTTTCATGGAAGGGTGTCTGAAGAGGAACTACAGGGGATGCTCAAAACATCAAATGTATTTGTAATGTTAAGCGGCATGACCCAAAGTGGGGATGTTGAGGGCTTTGGAATCGCCATTTTAGAGGCCAATGTCCTAGGAATTCCCGCTATAGGTACAAAAGAATGTGGGATTTCCGATGCCATTGTTTCTGGGCGTACAGGGGAATTGGTGACGCTGGGGGATATGGAGGGTTTGTCGCAAGCTTTGCAACGGGTGTTAGGGGATTATGATGCCTATTCAAAAGCAGCCAAAGGTTGGGCCCTAAAACATGACTGGAACATGATTGTGGAACGCTATATTAGTGTTATAGAACGGGAAATTGGGAATAAGACATGATGATGTTGAGACTATTTTTAACAGGGTAATCATGAAAATATTAAGAGCGTATTGAAACTAGCTATTATTTCGCATACTGAACATTATACAGCAGACG
Coding sequences within it:
- a CDS encoding glycosyltransferase family 4 protein, which encodes MQHRHLLIISSEFPPLPGGIGTHAYHLAKHLSFKGYKVRVIADQRSWDVQEELAFDAELSFDVIRVPLRKVRGVMYAQRLQLLFESMRWADVVLASGKFSLWSVAFMSNFVKRPLLAVVHGTEVNFKNPLLRYSIQKSLGFMGQIISVSKFTKRLLPGYLQRRTTVIPNGIEKAWGREASKVKEFKGSPKLITVGHVSERKGQLHVIRALPRLLASFPNLHYHCVGLATAQEPFEQEAKALGVLEHVSFHGRVSEEELQGMLKTSNVFVMLSGMTQSGDVEGFGIAILEANVLGIPAIGTKECGISDAIVSGRTGELVTLGDMEGLSQALQRVLGDYDAYSKAAKGWALKHDWNMIVERYISVIEREIGNKT